A genomic region of Caenorhabditis elegans chromosome V contains the following coding sequences:
- the cyp-35C1 gene encoding CYtochrome P450 family (Confirmed by transcript evidence) gives MFFILLFVSIISFLTARQFLKAKRLPPGPFSLPLIGNAHQVGYQLWRTGGVTNMLNHFRKEYGDIFTLWLGPIPHVNITNYELSHEVFVKNSTKYADKHVSPMIDYVRKGNGVFFSNGDKWQELRRFSMLTMRNMGMGRDLMEEKILSELDARCAEINEKSIDGTTVLQVNEFFDLTVGSIINNMLLGFRFDERTKSRFLTMKHMFDEGMDKMTPLFFTLPVWALQKFLAKDFNSIIKDQFEIIDYVSVDAIKRSRDFMNGDYEIDPNNVEDIVDAFLLKMKQNPKSDVYDENNLKMLITDLWITGQETTTTTLVSAFIQFLNNPQVMDTVQKELIKVTNGGSRQLSLRDKTETPYLNATIAEVQRHASILNINFWRINNEPTVIGGHPVDSGCLIASQLSALHTNEKIFENPEKFNPERFIRNENLMQQTIPFGIGKRSCLGESLARAELYLIIGNLLLRYNFESSGKMPSTRETVPFGFAKRCEAFDMKVTKI, from the exons atgtttttcattCTACTATTTGTTTCCATAATTTCGTTCCTGACTGCccgtcaatttctgaaggcaaaAAGACTTCCACCTGGACCTTTTTCGCTCCCATTAATTGGAAATGCTCATCAAGTTGGTTATCAATTGTGGAGAACTGGAGGAGTTACAAATATGCTTAATCATTTCAGAAAG GAATATGGAGACATTTTCACATTGTGGTTGGGACCAATTCCTCATGTAAATATTACAAACTATGAGCTCTCGCAtgaagtttttgtgaaaaattccacaaaatatGCCGATAAGCATGTTTCCCCGATGATTGACTATGTTAGAA aaggaAATGGAGTGTTCTTCTCGAATGGCGACAAATGGCAGGAATTGAGAAGATTCTCCATGTTAACGATGAGAAATATGGGAATGGGAAGAGATTTGATGGAGGAGAAGATTCTAAGTGAACTTGATGCAAG atgtgctgaaatcaatgaaaaatctatTGATGGGACCACTGTTTTACAAGTGAATGAATTCTTTGATTTAACTGTTGGAAGTATCATTAACAATATGCTCTTAGGATTTCGATTTGATGAA AGAACAAAATCCCGATTTCTCACAATGAAACACATGTTTGATGAAGGAATGGATAAGATGACACCACTATTTTTCACTCTTCCAGTTTGGGCTCTTCAAAAGTTTCTCGCTAAAGATTTTAATTCCATTATAAAAGATCAGTTTGAGATAATTGATTATGTGTCAGTGGATGCTATAAAAAGATCAAGAGATTTCATGAATGGTGACTATGAAATTGATCCAAATAACGTTGAGGATATCGTTGATGCCTTTTTATTGAAGATGAAACAAAATCCGAAAAGTGATGTTTATGA tgagaacaatttgaaaatgttgataaCTGATCTATGGATAACCGGCCAAGAAACAACGACAACAACTCTGGTGTCTGCAttcatccaatttttgaacaatccCCAAGTCATGGATACAGTTCAGAAAGAGCTCATCAAAGTGACTAACGGAGGATCTCGCCAATTATCTTTGAGAGACAAAACTGAAACTCCTTATTTAAATGCAACAATTGCGGAAGTACAACGACATGCATCCATCCtcaatatcaatttttggcggatcAATAATGAGCCAACAGTAATTGGAGGACATCCTGTCGACTCAGGATGTTTGATTGCTTCCCAATTGAGTGCTCTTCATACAAATgagaaaatctttgaaaatccTGAGAAATTCAATCCAGAACGATTTATACGAAACGAAAATCTTATGCAACAAACCATCCCGtttggaattggaaaaaggTCTTGTCTGGGAGAATCTCTAGCAAGAGCCGAGCTGTATTta ATCATTGGAAACCTACTACTCCGCTATAATTTTGAATCTTCTGGGAAAATGCCATCCACTCGAGAAACCGTTCCGTTTGGCTTTGCCAAGAGATGCGAAGCCTTCGACATGAAAGTcactaaaatttaa
- the spp-12 gene encoding Saposin B-type domain-containing protein (Partially confirmed by transcript evidence) yields MFSKTVVVLLMVVPAISLAQPASPLVLKKSHGAFCHLCEDLIKDGKEAGDVALDVWLDEEIGSRCKDFGVLASECFKELKVAEHDIWEAIDQEIPEDKTCKEAKLC; encoded by the exons ATGTTTAGTAAAACAGTTGTTGTACTTCTAATGGTTGTGCCCGCAATCTCACTTGCGCAGCCAGCTTCACCACTGGTACTCAAGAAATCTCACGGAGCATTTTGTCATCTATGCGAGGACCTCATTAAG GATGGCAAGGAAGCTGGAGATGTTGCTCTCGATGTCTGGCTTGATGAGGAAATCGGATCCCGCTGCAAAGATTTTGGAGTGTTAGCGTCGGAGTGCTTTAAGGAGTTGAAAGTGGCTGAGCATGACATCTGGGAAGCTATTGATCAAGAGATTCCAGAGGATAAAACTTGCAAAGAAGCCAAACTCTGTTGA
- the T22G5.3 gene encoding F-box associated domain-containing protein (Confirmed by transcript evidence), whose amino-acid sequence MPAFPLFHLPYVTLKDTVLKTNEMALLNLALSSDKSRNHVKMFKKPINFIWLNIYEDYCLIDVQFTKKRNIYWKIHKSSKPLKGSKRKIDSFVIDNMEIKNRRHQLRDKYVIESYCDNDRIACIKIAEVMLDIFKPNQLNVYISREETDDICNFIAWDRLNQVDDLTFITYFRLTDKEFHLFKVKILPKKKLTLNFFNYENQNSIQLEFNHDNLEICSAPWFTRQDLLNTNCQNLVIDKTKLTNNDLNAYIKKWLDGADTKLESFKIEIEDPDLDKILDGIQTKNAEDVQRKQDLLNNPPSSFEILFGIRNETSLGPLITRSDNRMATIILDKKCVKFSLWNK is encoded by the exons atgcccGCATTTCCACTGTTCCATCTCCCGTACGTCACACTGAAAGACACAGTtctaaaaacaaatgaaatggCACT attaAATTTGGCTCTATCCTCCGATAAATCAAGAAATCatgtgaaaatgttcaaaaagccTATAAACTTCATTTGGCTAAATATTTATGAGGATTATTGCTTAATAGATGTACAGTTCACAAAGAAAAGGAACATCTATTGGAAGATTCACAAGTCAAGCAAGCCCCTAAAAGGTTCAAAacggaaaatcgatagttttgtGATTGACAATATGGAAATCAAGAATCG ccgtcATCAACTTCGAGATAAATACGTGATAGAATCATATTGTGACAACGACAGAATTGCCTGCATTAAGATTGCAGAAGTAATGCTTGACATTTTCAAACCGAATCAATTAAATGTCTACATCAGCCGAGAGGAAACCGACGATATTTGCAATTTCATTGCTTGGGATAGACTCAACCAAGTCGACGATTTGACATTCATCACATACTTTCGTTTGACGGACAAAGAGTTTCATCTATTCAAAGTGAAAATTCTTCCCaagaaaaaacttactttaaactttttcaactatgaaaaccaaaattcaattcaattggAGTTCAATCATGATAATCTTGAAATATGTTCTGCACCGTGGTTTACTCGACAGGATCTTTTGAATACTAACTGCCAAAATTTGGTGATTGATAAAACCAAATTAACTAACAACGATCTGAATGCttatatcaaaaaatggttGGATGGAGCTGATACAAAATTGGAAtccttcaaaattgaaatcgaaGATCCTGATTTGGATAAAATTCTTGATGgaattcaaactaaaaatgCGGAGGACGTTCAAAGAAAACAAGATTT ACTCAACAATCCCCCTTCATCCTTTGAGATCTTGTTTGGAATAAGGAATGAAACATCACTGGGTCCACTGATTACAAGAAGTGATAATCGAATGGCGACAAttattttggataaaaaatgtgtgaagTTCTCGCTTTGGAACAAGTGA
- the lbp-7 gene encoding Fatty acid-binding protein homolog 7 (Partially confirmed by transcript evidence), with protein sequence MASMNDFIGRWKLVQTENFDEYMKEIGVGLITRKAAAHLKPILEIRLDGETWNFDQFSTFKNTKLSFKLGEEFVENSPDDRTYNSLFTFENGKLTHRQNKIKENHKSSVLTTWLENGKLIQTYQSGDVICRREWERE encoded by the exons atGGCATCTATGAATGACTTTATCGGACGATGGAAGTTGGTCCAAACCGAGAACTTTGATGAATACATGAAGGAAATCGGAGTCGGGCTCATCACAAGAAAGGCTGCTGCTCATTTGAAGCCAATATTGGAAATCCGATTGGATGGAGAGACATGGAACTTTGATCAATTCTCAACATTCAAGAACACGAAATTGTCTTTCAAGTTAGGAGAG GAATTCGTTGAGAACAGTCCAGATGATCGTACCTACAACTCTCTGTTCACTTTTGAAAACGGAAAACTGACTCATCGTCAGAACAAGATCAAGGAGAATCACAAAAGTTCAGTTCTGACAACATGGCTTGAAAACGGAAAACTCATTCAAACCTATCAATCTGGAGATGTCATTTGCCGTCGCGAGTGGGAGAgagaataa
- the sptl-3 gene encoding Serine palmitoyltransferase 3 (Confirmed by transcript evidence), whose protein sequence is MGGTQNGKAVANGKAKNGNITEKVIKLDPCPKPAFYVFWLVQLNITMMLVGAMVATLFDKWGIVKTKRSKGDPRMESFQPLGNSFDATYTDHIYRQSTDVVNRPISGVPGAIVRLKDRYTDDHGWTQKYTGTESEVINLGSYNYLGFSHRSGVCAEAAAAHIDKYGINCGGSRQEIGNHVAHKSVESTIAQYLNVEDAIVFPMGFATNSMNIPSLVDKGSLILSDRLNHASLVTGCRLSGAHTVVFRHNDASDCERKLRDALCGVSPKTGEKYNKVLIIIEGIYSMEGTIVNLPAFIAVKKKYNCYLFLDEAHSIGAVGPSGRGVAEYWGCNPRDIDIMMGTLTKSFASAGGYMGGSKKVIDHIRRYSAGTCYGVTMSPPLIAQVERAVLIMSGKDGTDIGRQKAIQLLENSRYFRKELRKRGFLVYGNNDSPVVPLMTFYITKVVEFSRRMLKHNIGIVAVGYPATPLLEARVRFCLSADHTKEHLDYILEAVEQVGMETGTFYGTKIVDE, encoded by the exons ATGGGTGGAACCCAAAATGGGAAAGCCGTGGCAAATGGAAA ggCAAAAAACGGAAACATTACGGAAAAAGTCATCAAGTTGGATCCATGTCCAAAGCCAGCGTTCTACGTATTTTGGCTTGTCCAATTGAATATTACAATGATGCTTGTAGGAGCAATGGTTGCCACTTTATTCGATAAATGGGGAATTGTGAAGACAAAACGATCAAAAGGAGACCCCAGAATGGAG AGCTTTCAACCACTTGGAAACAGTTTCGATGCCACGTACACAGATCATATCTATCGACAATCGACGGATGTTGTTAATCGGCCAATTAGTGGAGTTCCTGGAGCAATTGTTAGACTGAAAGATAGATATACTGACGATCATGGATGGACACAAAA atacaCGGGTACTGAATCAGAAGTGATCAACCTAGGATCTTACAATTATCTCGGCTTCTCGCATCGATCTGGAGTATGTGCCGAGGCAGCTGCTGCTCATATTGACAAGTATGGAATTAATTGTGGTGGATCTCGACAggaaattg GTAACCACGTTGCACACAAATCAGTTGAAAGTACAATTGCCCAATATCTGAACGTCGAAGATGCGATTGTTTTCCCGATGGGATTTGCCACGAACTCAATGAATATTCCATCACTTGTTGATAAAGGATCGTTGATTCTTTCTGATCGCCTTAATCATGCTTCATTGGTTACTGGATGCAGACTCTCCGGAGCACATACAGTGGTTTTTCGTCACAACGATGCGAGTGATTGTGAACGAAAACTGCGGGACGCGTTGTGTGGAGTTAGCCCAAAAACTGgggaaaaatacaataaagtGCTCATTATTATTGAAGGCATTTATAG TATGGAAGGAACAATTGTCAACTTGCCAGCATTCATTGCTGTCAAAAAGAAGTACAATTGTTATCTGTTCCTTGATGAAGCACACAGTATCGGCGCCGTAGGGCCTAGTGGAAGAGGAGTTGCCGAGTATTGGGGATGCAATCCAAGAGATATTGATATTATGATGGGTACTCTCACGAAATCATTTGCATCGGCTGGAGGATATATGGGAGGATCAAAG aaagtCATCGATCACATTCGTCGATACTCTGCTGGAACTTGCTACGGAGTTACAATGTCTCCACCACTTATTGCTCAAGTCGAGAGAGCAGTTTTG atCATGTCTGGAAAAGATGGTACAGATATTGGCCGACAGAAAGCAATTCAACTACTCGAAAATTCTCGATACTTCAGAAAAGAGCTTCGTAAACGAGGATTTTTGGTGTATGGAAACAATGATAGTCCAGTTGTTCCATTAATGACGTTTTATATTACAAAAGTTGT tgaattttcgCGAAGAATGTTGAAACATAATATTGGAATTGTTGCCGTTGGATATCCGGCAACTCCACTTTTGGAAGCACGTGTTCGGTTCTGTTTGAGTGCCGATCACACGAAAGAGCATCTTGATTAT ATTCTTGAAGCTGTAGAACAAGTTGGTATGGAAACAGGTACATTTTACGGGACGAAAATCGTCGACGAGTAA
- the srsx-19 gene encoding G-protein coupled receptors family 1 profile domain-containing protein (Confirmed by transcript evidence), whose translation MHQYTIEAIIGPMMVLGIFGNVNVIVAVARKKVLRTKGAMLIFVLAISHLVINIAELKTLIFRLRFQSLNGRECFLYNIPYSLAIMFQSWLFLSMALDLCFCIMIPIKHMLWPKTKYILIMCIMPTCCALIVFFVNFIFVTEEDAPYCAYMLTMDDGVFEIISTSVVACNILTLLITIVSVFVAIRKSQDMRNHRHSSVTRRNSTVEERRKVFRSTFYMMSIYIFCWMTSSICFRVLFYMFENETNIVPYMPYLAIITMPNFCQAYFVTYFRSPRFRKAYREHFHWLTFGCMYPDVFDGPELRGGESGSKQDSATNQQVRADSDKKQKKGSSKKTVRIYEGEVI comes from the exons aTGCACCAATACACAATCGAGGCCATTATTGGCCCTATGATGGTACTCGGCATTTTTGGAAACGTAAACGTAATCGTCGCGGTGGCCAGGAAGAAAGTACTCAGGACAAAAGGAG caatgcTGATATTTGTACTTGCGATCTCTCACTTGGTAATCAACATTGCAGAGCTCAAAACATTGATATTCCGGTTAAG ATTTCAATCATTAAACGGGAGGGAATGCTTCTTGTACAATATACCGTATTCGCTGGCAATTATGTTTCAATCTTGGTTGTTTCTCTCGATGGCTCTTGATCTCTGCTTTTGCATTATGATTCCTATTAA ACATATGCTTTGGCCGAAAACCAAGTACATACTGATAATGTGTATAATGCCAACATGCTGCGCCTTGATTGTGTTCTTTGTTAATTTCATATTCGTTACGGAAGAGGATGCACCATATTGTGCTTACATGTTAA CTATGGATGACGGtgtatttgaaattatttccaCGTCTGTTGTTGCCTGCAATATTCTAACTCTTCTCATCACAATTGTTTCAGTTTTCGTGGCAATTagaaaat CCCAAGATATGCGGAACCACCGCCATTCTTCTGTCACCAGACGGAACAGCACCGTTGAAGAACGTAGAAAA GTGTTTCGCTCAACGTTCTACATGATGTCAATCTACATATTTTGTTGGATGACGTCATCGATATGCTTTCGTGTTCTTTTTTACATGtttgaaaacgaaacaaaCATTGTTCCATACATGCCATATTTGGCAATAATCACAATGCCAAACTTTTGTCAAGCATACTTTGTCACCTATTTCCGATCTCCGAGATTTCGAAAAGCATATCGTGAGCATTTTCATTGGCTCACTTTCGGATGCATGTATCCAGATGTATTTGATGGACCAGAACTGCGGGGTGGAGAATCTGGAAGTAAACAGGATAGTGCTACAAATCAACAAGTTAGGGCTGATTCAGacaagaagcaaaaaaaaggaTCATCAAAGAAGACAGTACGGATTTATGAAGGAGAAgttatttga
- the lbp-8 gene encoding Fatty acid-binding protein homolog 8 (Confirmed by transcript evidence) encodes MVSMKEFIGRWKLVHSENFEEYLKEIGVGLLIRKAASLTSPTLEIKLDGDTWHFNQYSTFKNNKLAFKIREKFVEIAPDERSYNTLVTFENGKFISHQDKIKENHHSSVFTTWLENGKLLQTYQSGSVICRREFVKE; translated from the exons ATGGTTTCCATGAAAGAGTTTATTGGACGATGGAAACTAGTCCATTCGGAAAACTTTGAAGAATACCTGAAAGAAATCGGAGTTGGTCTTCTTATTCGTAAAGCTGCATCTTTAACAAGTCCGACATTGGAAATTAAACTAGATGGTGACACTTGGCATTTCAATCAATACTCCACGTTTAAAAACAACAAGCTCGCTTTCAAAATTAGAGAG aaatttgttgaaattgctCCGGATGAGCGATCCTACAACACTTTGGTTACATTCGAAAATGGAAAGTTTATCAGCCATCAAgacaaaataaaagaaaaccacCACAGCTCTGTTTTCACAACTTGGCTCGAAAACGGAAAACTGTTGCAAACGTATCAATCTGGGAGCGTCATTTGTCGTAGAGAGTTTGTCAAAGAATAA
- the sptl-3 gene encoding Serine palmitoyltransferase 3 (Partially confirmed by transcript evidence), whose translation MSSCFVFYNMGGTQNGKAVANGKAKNGNITEKVIKLDPCPKPAFYVFWLVQLNITMMLVGAMVATLFDKWGIVKTKRSKGDPRMESFQPLGNSFDATYTDHIYRQSTDVVNRPISGVPGAIVRLKDRYTDDHGWTQKYTGTESEVINLGSYNYLGFSHRSGVCAEAAAAHIDKYGINCGGSRQEIGNHVAHKSVESTIAQYLNVEDAIVFPMGFATNSMNIPSLVDKGSLILSDRLNHASLVTGCRLSGAHTVVFRHNDASDCERKLRDALCGVSPKTGEKYNKVLIIIEGIYSMEGTIVNLPAFIAVKKKYNCYLFLDEAHSIGAVGPSGRGVAEYWGCNPRDIDIMMGTLTKSFASAGGYMGGSKKVIDHIRRYSAGTCYGVTMSPPLIAQVERAVLIMSGKDGTDIGRQKAIQLLENSRYFRKELRKRGFLVYGNNDSPVVPLMTFYITKVVEFSRRMLKHNIGIVAVGYPATPLLEARVRFCLSADHTKEHLDYILEAVEQVGMETGTFYGTKIVDE comes from the exons atgtcTTCGTGTTTCGT GTTCTACAACATGGGTGGAACCCAAAATGGGAAAGCCGTGGCAAATGGAAA ggCAAAAAACGGAAACATTACGGAAAAAGTCATCAAGTTGGATCCATGTCCAAAGCCAGCGTTCTACGTATTTTGGCTTGTCCAATTGAATATTACAATGATGCTTGTAGGAGCAATGGTTGCCACTTTATTCGATAAATGGGGAATTGTGAAGACAAAACGATCAAAAGGAGACCCCAGAATGGAG AGCTTTCAACCACTTGGAAACAGTTTCGATGCCACGTACACAGATCATATCTATCGACAATCGACGGATGTTGTTAATCGGCCAATTAGTGGAGTTCCTGGAGCAATTGTTAGACTGAAAGATAGATATACTGACGATCATGGATGGACACAAAA atacaCGGGTACTGAATCAGAAGTGATCAACCTAGGATCTTACAATTATCTCGGCTTCTCGCATCGATCTGGAGTATGTGCCGAGGCAGCTGCTGCTCATATTGACAAGTATGGAATTAATTGTGGTGGATCTCGACAggaaattg GTAACCACGTTGCACACAAATCAGTTGAAAGTACAATTGCCCAATATCTGAACGTCGAAGATGCGATTGTTTTCCCGATGGGATTTGCCACGAACTCAATGAATATTCCATCACTTGTTGATAAAGGATCGTTGATTCTTTCTGATCGCCTTAATCATGCTTCATTGGTTACTGGATGCAGACTCTCCGGAGCACATACAGTGGTTTTTCGTCACAACGATGCGAGTGATTGTGAACGAAAACTGCGGGACGCGTTGTGTGGAGTTAGCCCAAAAACTGgggaaaaatacaataaagtGCTCATTATTATTGAAGGCATTTATAG TATGGAAGGAACAATTGTCAACTTGCCAGCATTCATTGCTGTCAAAAAGAAGTACAATTGTTATCTGTTCCTTGATGAAGCACACAGTATCGGCGCCGTAGGGCCTAGTGGAAGAGGAGTTGCCGAGTATTGGGGATGCAATCCAAGAGATATTGATATTATGATGGGTACTCTCACGAAATCATTTGCATCGGCTGGAGGATATATGGGAGGATCAAAG aaagtCATCGATCACATTCGTCGATACTCTGCTGGAACTTGCTACGGAGTTACAATGTCTCCACCACTTATTGCTCAAGTCGAGAGAGCAGTTTTG atCATGTCTGGAAAAGATGGTACAGATATTGGCCGACAGAAAGCAATTCAACTACTCGAAAATTCTCGATACTTCAGAAAAGAGCTTCGTAAACGAGGATTTTTGGTGTATGGAAACAATGATAGTCCAGTTGTTCCATTAATGACGTTTTATATTACAAAAGTTGT tgaattttcgCGAAGAATGTTGAAACATAATATTGGAATTGTTGCCGTTGGATATCCGGCAACTCCACTTTTGGAAGCACGTGTTCGGTTCTGTTTGAGTGCCGATCACACGAAAGAGCATCTTGATTAT ATTCTTGAAGCTGTAGAACAAGTTGGTATGGAAACAGGTACATTTTACGGGACGAAAATCGTCGACGAGTAA